The Mesorhizobium sp. INR15 region GATCCGCCGACAACAGGAAGTTCTTCGCTACCTGCTGGGTGATCGTTGAAGCGCCGACCTGGCGCCTGCCCGAACCAAAGTTCTGCAGGTTGACCAGAATGGCGCGGCCAAGACCGGTCACGTCGATGCCAGGATGATTGTAGAAATTCTTGTCTTCCGCCGAAAGGAAGGCTGCCTTGACGCGATCCGGAATGGCCTGGATCGGCAGATAGAGGCGCCGCTCGCGCGCATATTCCGCCATCAGAGCACCGTCGGAGGCATGAATGCGGGTCGTTACCGGCGGCTCGTATTTGGCCAGAACCTCGTAGTCGGGCAGATCCTTCGACAGATGGCTGATGTAAATCGCAACGCCCGCCGCGACCAAAAGGGCCAGCGTCGTGCCGATGCCGAAGAAATAGCCAATAAGACGAATCATACCCGCTCCAGTCCTTGGTTCGGGAATTTCCTAAACGAAGCCGCCTTCCGCGCAAGCTTTCGAGACGGTCCCAATCCGTATTCGAAAACCCATGTCGCCACCATGTGGACAAAATACGGCAGGCCGGGATTTTGGTTCCCGGTGCCGGAAACTAAAGCTGCAAGTGTTGTTGTCATGCAACGCTGCCCCTGGTTGCAGGCGGCGCGCGACATGTCAGCCTCCCGTCGCCGTTCCGGTGCGGGCGGACGCGAACAGGGCGACTGCGTTGGTGATGCTTTGCGCGGCTTTGCCACGCCAATCGGCGTCGAGCAATTGTGCCTCGTCCTTGGCGTTGGAGAGATAGCCCAGTTCCACCAGAACAGAGGGCACGTCAGGCGCCTTCAGCACCTTGAAGCCCGCGGAACGTTGCGGGTTGTTGATGAGACCGACGCTTGTGGACAACTGGCCGACCAGCGTGTGGGCGAAACTCATCGAGAAACTGTGCGTCTCGCGACGGATCAGGTCGATCAGGATGTCGGTGACTTCCTTGCTGTCATTCTTGATCACCATGCCGGCGAACTGGTCGGAGAGGTTTTCGCGATCGGCCAGCGCCTGCGCTTCGGGATCGGAGGCCTTGTCGGAGACCGTGTAGACGGTCGCGCCGCGGATGCCCTTGACGCTGATCGTGTCGGCATGAATGGAGATCAGGAGATCGGCTTCATGCTGGCGGGCAATGCGGACGCGGTCGTCGAGCCGCAGGAACTCGTCGGTATCGCGGGTCATGAACACATCATAGTTACCGACCGCGGCGAGCTTGTCGCGGAGCTCGGTCGCGAAAGCCAGCGTGACATTCTTCTCGATCGTGCCGTTCAGGCCCTCGGCGCCGCCATCGACTCCACCATGGCCGGGATCGATGACGATGGTGAAGCGATGACCTGGATTGGAGACAGGTCCGGTGCCAACGCGGCCGCCCTTTTCGGTCGATACGGTCGAACCGGTCGTCAGCGCCTGATTGGCAAGCGCTTCATCGAACTCGCGCTCGGAAGCCGCCGAAATATCGATCGCAATGCGATAGCCGGCGCCAGTATCGTCCTTGAGGATGTCGAGCTTGTCGACCGCGAACGGCCCCTTGCCGGTGAGAATCAGCCGCGACACGCCATCGCCGAGATCGCCAAGGCGCACGCCCTTGACCAGCCCGCGCGCCTTCAAATCCTTGGCATCAATAGCAAATTTCGTATTCTGGAGATCGACGACCAGACGATTGGGACCACGCAGCAGGAACCATTTGAGATCCGGCTCGCGGTCGAAACTCATGACGATGCGCATCTTGGTGGCATCGCCCGCCATCTTGTAGCCGGTTGCGATGCGCGATGCATCTTCGGCATGGCAAACAGATGCCAGGACGGGGGAAATCGCGATCAACAGCAAGAGCCAGGCGGCGCGCAAGACATGGCTTCCAGCACGACAAGTCTTGTGCGTGAAGTCTGCCAGTCCCATCTCTTTCCAGTCGCTCCGGTTTGGCGCCAGGCGCCAGTTCGTTTCGTCGAAGTGCCGGTTAGGCCGCGAACTCGATTAACGATTGGTATCCAGATAAGGTTAACCAAGCCTTTTCATGCAAGGTTTAGCCTGTTCTTACGCTACGGAACTGCTTTTTGCCGGCATCGGAAATCGGGGTTGCCTTCCACCCCGCCAAATCATAAAAGCGATGGTGGATCACTGCAATCCTGGAACCGCCCTCCTCCGCAGCTTCCTGCTACAGGGTTAGACGAAAGGCGGCTCCTTTCGCTTCATGCGAAAAGGGTTCAGGTGATCGCGACGAATTTCGCAGGTGTGCGCCCGTGGCGGGGGAATCGCCTGCGTGAGGAAAACGGCCGGGTTTGTTCCCGCGCCGGCTCTGTATGAGCAAACAAGCTGGTCCGGTTCGCCCGGGCTTTGGTTCAAAAGGTTCTGCTGGTGACGATGGCTTCAAGCGCAATCATGGAAAGGTCCGCATCAAACCGCGCCACTTCGGCTGCGGGCGGCACCGACATGGCGCTCAAGCGGCGGCCGGCGGACGTTCAATTATCCGGCACCCATGGTCCAGACACGCAGCAGCGGGCTTTGCCTCGCAAGCTGCGGCTGACGGCTGCCGGGGGGAAACGAAATAATGCCCAACAAAATGCTGATAGACGCCTCCCACCCGGAGGAAACACGTGTTGTCGTCGTTCGCGGTAACCGTATTGAAGAATTCGACTTTGAATCCCAGGACAAGAAGCAGCTCAAAGGAAACATCTACCTCGCCCGCGTAACACGCGTCGAACCTTCCCTTCAGGCAGCTTTCGTCGAATATGGCGGCAACCGTCACGGTTTCCTCGCCTTCAGTGAAATACACCCCGACTACTACCAGATCCCCGTCGCCGACCGGCAGGCGTTGCTGCGCGCGGAAGCGCAGGAAGCCGAAGACGAGGAGAACGAAGACGGTGACGGCGACGACCGCCAGAACCGGGATCGTGGACGGCGCGGCCGCCGACGCGGCGGCAAGAGCCGGGAGCGCGGTGAGCACAAGCGCGATGCGGATGCCGCCGATTCGAATGAGACTGGCGAACACAACGATGATGGCGCCGATGCGGTTGCCGACGATGGTCACGCTTCCGAACACGCTGACAACGCCTCGGATACCTCCGCCCAGGGCGACGAAGCCGTCGATCACGGCGAAACCGAAGCGCCCGAGGGCGGGCCTACTTCAATCGCGGCGACCGTCGAAGCGGATGTGATTTCCGAGGCCGTCCCGCACACGGAACACAACGGCGAAGCCACATCGAACGACAATGATCGCGGCATGCTGGAAGAGGTGCAGTCCTCGCATCCGGATGATCACGAGATCGAATCGGTCGGCGCCGAGGATGCGCTGGAAGAAGTGCGCAACCGCCGCAAGCCGGT contains the following coding sequences:
- a CDS encoding N-acetylmuramoyl-L-alanine amidase, with translation MGLADFTHKTCRAGSHVLRAAWLLLLIAISPVLASVCHAEDASRIATGYKMAGDATKMRIVMSFDREPDLKWFLLRGPNRLVVDLQNTKFAIDAKDLKARGLVKGVRLGDLGDGVSRLILTGKGPFAVDKLDILKDDTGAGYRIAIDISAASEREFDEALANQALTTGSTVSTEKGGRVGTGPVSNPGHRFTIVIDPGHGGVDGGAEGLNGTIEKNVTLAFATELRDKLAAVGNYDVFMTRDTDEFLRLDDRVRIARQHEADLLISIHADTISVKGIRGATVYTVSDKASDPEAQALADRENLSDQFAGMVIKNDSKEVTDILIDLIRRETHSFSMSFAHTLVGQLSTSVGLINNPQRSAGFKVLKAPDVPSVLVELGYLSNAKDEAQLLDADWRGKAAQSITNAVALFASARTGTATGG